The Sporosarcina luteola genome contains a region encoding:
- a CDS encoding SpoIID/LytB domain-containing protein produces MKVLKYAAAALMACTLCFQGIGGNSASAQTGDDPTIRIGVVQSVGSLTVGGQGSFELIDKYTGEVLFTGNDEEVFVELGSAATVQTHYRLQVAFTTSQVYLDDWLRRAHAEGYRTYVEDYNGGWRLYLGESPTDASFAVRTAFKDEVVAKGLAASDAFWKVVTIAEGETQLKVTKNGKEKETSNPVQLVASSGFVTINGQTYRGLAEVGFNSSGTLAGINELSIEHYLYGVVPRELPPVPYAEVEAQKAQAIAARTYALSNMGKRSADGYDLLPTTSDQVYGGFGAEHPISNEAVDGTRGIVATYEGKLITAVFHSTSGGFTANNEDVWTAEATPYLRAKHVGQKGNDLKYVPALDIYKKNGSGESLREVKSGDFEVDWSKYYRWHFEWTADEISEIVGTYFNAEVGRVLEINVTERSSSGRAAVIEFVTENGTFYEYKDRIRWALQYINANGTPAVLLSTLFIIEPIKDEETEETIGYKVDGGGWGHGVGMSQVGAVGMAEKGYTYDVILKHFYTGIDLETRY; encoded by the coding sequence ATGAAAGTCCTGAAGTATGCGGCAGCTGCCCTGATGGCGTGCACATTATGTTTTCAAGGGATAGGAGGGAACTCAGCATCTGCACAAACCGGTGATGATCCAACAATCCGCATCGGGGTCGTGCAGAGCGTCGGTTCATTGACTGTCGGCGGGCAAGGATCATTTGAATTGATTGACAAGTATACGGGCGAGGTTTTGTTTACCGGAAATGATGAAGAAGTGTTCGTGGAACTGGGCTCCGCAGCTACTGTTCAAACCCATTACCGATTGCAAGTTGCATTCACGACGAGTCAAGTATATTTAGATGATTGGCTTCGACGGGCGCACGCCGAAGGGTATCGGACGTACGTCGAAGACTATAACGGCGGTTGGCGTTTGTATCTCGGAGAATCTCCGACGGATGCATCCTTTGCAGTACGGACCGCATTCAAAGATGAAGTAGTTGCCAAAGGATTGGCAGCAAGTGACGCATTTTGGAAAGTGGTGACGATTGCTGAAGGCGAAACACAATTGAAAGTGACAAAAAACGGAAAGGAAAAGGAAACTTCAAATCCAGTTCAACTCGTGGCTTCGTCAGGGTTTGTCACAATCAACGGGCAAACGTACCGGGGTCTCGCTGAAGTCGGTTTCAATAGTAGCGGAACGTTGGCGGGCATCAATGAATTGAGCATCGAGCATTATTTGTACGGTGTCGTCCCGCGTGAGCTCCCACCAGTTCCTTATGCGGAAGTCGAAGCGCAAAAAGCACAGGCGATTGCTGCGCGTACGTACGCTTTATCCAATATGGGCAAGCGGAGCGCGGACGGCTATGATCTTTTGCCGACGACTTCCGATCAAGTCTATGGCGGATTCGGAGCGGAACATCCGATTTCCAATGAAGCTGTAGACGGAACTAGAGGGATTGTCGCCACATATGAAGGCAAGCTCATTACAGCAGTTTTCCATTCGACGAGCGGAGGATTTACGGCGAACAATGAGGATGTATGGACTGCCGAAGCGACTCCTTATTTGAGGGCAAAGCATGTCGGGCAGAAAGGGAACGATTTGAAATACGTCCCGGCGCTGGATATTTACAAGAAGAACGGCAGCGGCGAATCTTTGCGTGAAGTTAAGTCGGGGGATTTCGAGGTCGATTGGTCCAAATATTATCGTTGGCATTTCGAATGGACAGCAGATGAAATCAGTGAAATCGTGGGAACCTACTTCAATGCAGAAGTCGGCCGAGTGTTGGAGATCAATGTGACAGAACGCTCCAGCTCAGGTCGCGCGGCTGTCATTGAATTCGTCACTGAAAATGGCACGTTTTACGAATACAAAGACCGCATCCGCTGGGCACTCCAATATATTAATGCGAATGGCACGCCAGCAGTTTTGTTAAGTACGTTGTTCATCATCGAGCCTATCAAGGATGAGGAAACGGAAGAGACTATCGGTTATAAAGTGGACGGCGGGGGATGGGGTCATGGCGTCGGAATGTCCCAAGTTGGAGCAGTCGGAATGGCTGAAAAAGGATATACGTATGATGTGATTCTGAAGCATTTCTACACGGGAATCGATTTAGAGACTAGATATTAA
- a CDS encoding N-acetylglucosamine kinase, whose amino-acid sequence MYVLGIDGGGTRTTGIVADELGNVYMHAVTGRSNPNTLQQSEFEEVLCGLTKELKKQNETIFAQLSVCFAGIAGVGESGRDAEVAALLARGLPDGTIVTVRNDAFNALYSGTLGGPGIVQIAGTGAVTLGINEDGEIARSGGWGYLFDDEGSGFYLGNEALKAVFRSFDNRGAGTSLTDRVTEYFAVQNVPDIIAKVYGNEHPRSVVAPLARLVMQEAKTNDAVSKWIVEKACKEMMHSIEACHRRLFDENHQTAIILSGGVFTDEKLFISRFRELARHSIPNATFQTTQVLPVGGAVLAGLAVKQTAINPGFVNWMNEQLQEKVTP is encoded by the coding sequence ATGTATGTATTAGGAATTGACGGCGGGGGCACCAGGACGACGGGGATTGTTGCCGATGAACTTGGAAACGTTTACATGCATGCGGTAACCGGACGGAGCAATCCGAACACGTTGCAGCAGTCAGAATTCGAAGAAGTGCTTTGCGGATTGACGAAGGAGTTGAAAAAGCAGAACGAAACCATTTTCGCTCAACTGTCCGTCTGTTTTGCAGGCATTGCGGGTGTCGGGGAAAGTGGACGCGATGCGGAAGTGGCAGCTCTGTTGGCTCGAGGGCTGCCAGACGGAACGATAGTCACCGTCCGCAATGATGCGTTCAATGCACTGTATTCCGGCACGCTCGGCGGACCTGGCATCGTCCAGATTGCCGGTACTGGCGCTGTCACATTAGGCATTAATGAAGATGGCGAAATCGCCCGTTCAGGCGGTTGGGGTTATTTATTTGATGATGAAGGAAGCGGGTTTTATTTAGGGAATGAAGCGTTGAAAGCGGTCTTCCGTTCTTTTGATAATCGCGGCGCGGGCACAAGCTTAACGGATCGGGTCACGGAGTATTTTGCTGTACAAAACGTCCCGGATATTATTGCAAAAGTATACGGAAACGAACACCCGCGTTCGGTCGTCGCGCCTCTTGCACGCCTAGTCATGCAGGAGGCCAAGACGAATGACGCCGTTTCGAAATGGATAGTAGAGAAGGCGTGCAAGGAAATGATGCATTCCATCGAAGCTTGCCATCGTCGTTTATTCGATGAAAATCATCAGACAGCGATCATCCTGTCTGGAGGCGTTTTCACTGATGAGAAGCTGTTTATCTCGCGGTTCCGAGAGCTGGCCCGTCATTCCATTCCGAATGCCACTTTCCAAACGACTCAAGTACTGCCTGTCGGAGGGGCGGTGCTTGCGGGGTTAGCGGTAAAGCAAACGGCCATCAATCCGGGATTCGTCAACTGGATGAATGAACAGCTTCAAGAGAAGGTGACGCCATGA
- a CDS encoding GNAT family N-acetyltransferase: protein MTVVPLSEIHVSDIVRLWNEEIGDRFPMSISLWNQNTTTEPNVLQEGSLAVVEGGKLRGIIIVKRYMEKLDVRMPETVGWIQCMLVEKSFRNEGIGSELLKKGEQALINAGVDEIRLGRDPRHYFPGIPLEDKATISWFEKRGYVTGEVETDLIKDVSGGELYKLMNPSEHYRLLTKKDIPLLLHFLERVFPGRWHYEAVHYEMIGGTGREFMGFFVDGELKGFCRLNDPQSPVIAQNVYWSALCDGEMGGIGPLGIDRKIRGNHFGIDLVKAAANELISRGVTDIVIDWTQLITFYEKLGFTTWKQYQSMAKKVGV from the coding sequence ATGACTGTCGTGCCTTTATCTGAAATTCATGTCTCTGATATTGTCAGGCTGTGGAATGAGGAAATCGGCGATCGTTTTCCAATGAGCATCTCGTTATGGAACCAAAATACAACAACGGAGCCGAATGTGCTTCAAGAAGGCTCGCTCGCCGTCGTTGAGGGAGGAAAGCTGCGCGGAATCATCATAGTGAAGCGGTATATGGAAAAGCTTGACGTCCGGATGCCGGAGACGGTCGGATGGATTCAATGCATGCTTGTCGAAAAGTCGTTCCGTAACGAAGGGATCGGTTCGGAACTTCTAAAAAAGGGGGAACAGGCACTCATTAACGCCGGAGTCGATGAAATCCGATTAGGGCGTGATCCGAGGCATTACTTCCCAGGTATCCCGCTTGAAGACAAAGCAACAATCAGTTGGTTTGAAAAGCGAGGATACGTCACAGGCGAGGTTGAAACGGATTTGATAAAGGATGTAAGCGGTGGGGAGCTCTATAAGCTGATGAACCCGAGCGAGCATTATCGTCTGTTGACGAAAAAAGACATTCCTTTGCTGCTGCATTTTTTGGAACGCGTCTTTCCAGGCAGATGGCATTATGAAGCAGTTCACTACGAAATGATTGGCGGTACGGGAAGGGAGTTCATGGGGTTTTTCGTGGATGGTGAATTGAAAGGATTCTGCCGGCTGAATGATCCGCAGTCTCCAGTCATTGCGCAAAATGTCTATTGGTCGGCATTATGCGACGGAGAGATGGGAGGCATCGGCCCTTTAGGGATTGACCGAAAAATCCGCGGGAATCATTTTGGAATCGATTTAGTGAAGGCGGCGGCGAATGAATTGATTAGTAGGGGCGTGACGGACATCGTAATCGATTGGACCCAGCTCATCACATTCTATGAAAAGCTCGGATTTACCACTTGGAAACAGTATCAGTCGATGGCGAAAAAAGTGGGAGTGTGA
- a CDS encoding serine hydrolase domain-containing protein, protein MREMVRTFLQREIDLQVTPGAVIRVRHKGEIVLDETVGTNSLEDDRVPISNSHLFDMASLTKVMVTLPAILQICETGEIHLHDKVAMFIPSFQKHGKESVTIKQLLTHSSGLTAHRPFFERRLSAVDVLKEIVEEKLEYAPDTDVVYSDLGFILLMEIIEKVTGQKIDEYAKQHLFGPMGMKNTGYKPAIERQRYAPTEYYDHLQDHKYGIVHDDNTEFMGGISCHAGLFSTMEDLSVFTKMLENDGMHEGKKILDPYWLAVSRRNFTPFADESRGLGWQLKGGGASPAGDLMSQGTYGHTGFTGTSFYIDPERELTVMLLTNRVYFGRHLAMLRLRPRLHNIIYTSLF, encoded by the coding sequence ATGAGAGAAATGGTGCGGACGTTTTTGCAGCGGGAAATCGACCTGCAGGTGACACCGGGTGCAGTTATTCGTGTCCGGCATAAAGGGGAAATCGTTCTAGACGAGACAGTTGGGACGAATAGTTTGGAAGATGACCGTGTTCCGATATCGAACAGCCATCTGTTCGATATGGCCTCGTTGACGAAGGTGATGGTGACGTTGCCCGCCATCCTGCAAATATGTGAAACGGGCGAAATCCATTTGCATGATAAGGTTGCGATGTTCATCCCTTCCTTCCAAAAGCACGGGAAAGAAAGCGTAACGATCAAGCAGCTGCTCACCCACTCTTCAGGATTGACTGCACATCGGCCATTTTTCGAAAGAAGGCTATCGGCGGTTGATGTACTGAAGGAAATCGTAGAGGAAAAGCTGGAATATGCACCGGATACAGATGTCGTCTATAGCGATCTTGGGTTCATTCTCCTGATGGAAATTATCGAAAAGGTTACCGGGCAGAAGATTGACGAATATGCCAAGCAGCATTTGTTCGGACCGATGGGAATGAAGAATACGGGATATAAACCGGCAATTGAGCGGCAACGGTATGCGCCGACCGAGTATTACGACCATTTGCAAGATCATAAGTATGGCATCGTCCATGATGATAATACGGAATTCATGGGCGGAATAAGCTGCCATGCAGGATTGTTTTCGACGATGGAGGACCTTTCCGTTTTCACAAAGATGCTTGAGAATGACGGAATGCATGAAGGGAAGAAAATATTAGATCCGTATTGGCTTGCGGTCTCACGGCGGAATTTTACGCCGTTTGCCGACGAAAGCAGAGGTCTCGGATGGCAATTGAAAGGGGGTGGGGCGAGTCCGGCAGGTGATTTAATGTCGCAAGGTACGTATGGACATACGGGATTCACCGGAACTAGCTTCTATATCGATCCGGAAAGGGAATTGACGGTCATGCTGCTGACGAACCGGGTTTATTTCGGACGACATCTCGCCATGCTGCGCTTGCGGCCCCGCTTACATAATATCATCTATACATCATTGTTCTGA
- a CDS encoding PIG-L deacetylase family protein yields MQSVLIVGAHCGDGEIQAGAIAHKYAQAGYRVTFLHLTAGEKGAPPHLDVEAYRQQKIREAEKAAAILGGTSITLAHRDAELTFNEEIVKEVATIFRREKPEFVITHWENSMHPDHALCQKIVQDAWLKASLPGFDLDGLPPHGLRRVFHSENWEDMDGYEPDIYVDVTDSFDVYLEALSCYWFIMNSTSFRYYDYYKALGTMRGCLARTTYAQTLKNSSGLNVRREGHIPGFPI; encoded by the coding sequence ATGCAGAGTGTCTTAATTGTCGGAGCGCATTGCGGGGATGGGGAAATCCAGGCTGGAGCAATCGCCCATAAATATGCGCAAGCGGGGTATCGGGTGACGTTCCTTCATTTGACAGCCGGAGAGAAGGGGGCACCGCCACATTTGGACGTGGAAGCTTACCGCCAGCAAAAGATCCGCGAGGCTGAGAAAGCAGCGGCGATTTTAGGCGGAACGAGCATCACACTTGCGCACCGGGATGCCGAGTTGACATTCAATGAAGAAATCGTTAAAGAAGTGGCGACGATTTTTCGGCGGGAGAAGCCGGAATTCGTCATTACACATTGGGAAAACAGCATGCATCCTGATCATGCACTTTGCCAAAAGATTGTACAGGATGCATGGCTGAAAGCTTCCCTGCCCGGATTCGATCTTGATGGACTGCCGCCGCACGGTTTGCGACGCGTGTTCCATAGTGAAAACTGGGAAGATATGGACGGGTATGAGCCGGACATTTACGTCGATGTGACGGATTCATTCGACGTCTATTTGGAGGCGTTATCCTGTTATTGGTTCATTATGAATTCTACGAGCTTCCGTTACTACGATTATTATAAGGCGCTTGGAACGATGCGCGGCTGTTTGGCTCGCACGACGTATGCGCAGACATTGAAGAACTCGAGTGGGCTGAATGTGAGAAGGGAAGGACATATTCCTGGATTCCCTATTTAA
- the nagZ gene encoding beta-N-acetylhexosaminidase, whose translation MNLQKKVGRLLIAGFKGITMSEEIKHMIHTYHIGGIILFGRNIGTPEEILALTNSLQAEARKAGYETPLLICIDQENGVVRRLGEGATIIPGAMLLGATHESTNARKAGFMTGKELKALGINWNLAPVVDVNNNPENPVIGVRSFGEIPVDVAEMAKNSMLGMQEAGVMTTLKHFPGHGDTSVDSHLDLPVINHELERLHAVELVPFKECMAAGADAIMSAHVYFPALEKKENVPATLSHSVMTGLLREELGFDGVITTDCMEMDAIAKRIGTVEGCVQAVEAGVDFVMVSHLHHLQEQAILRLAEAVESGRISDRRIDESIERIEKLARKYTSWEEIDSNNTVAEFVGSQKHHDEMKEIYQQGITEVKGPEIPIEPDDRVLLIHPKNEYAMMVEDKRYATLTMAEQLKKIHGNVVSVEVDKETPDDVDIKGLANEYDHIVVLTLNADKHENQRQLVNELLASGKPVDVIAVRSPYDAAFFPNANRVICTYEFTESAFEVVAAYLTEKTSINGRLPVTIE comes from the coding sequence ATGAATTTGCAAAAGAAGGTTGGCCGATTACTGATCGCCGGATTCAAAGGCATAACGATGTCGGAAGAAATTAAACATATGATACACACATATCATATTGGAGGAATCATCCTGTTCGGGAGGAATATCGGCACGCCTGAAGAAATCCTCGCCTTGACGAACAGCCTCCAAGCGGAAGCGAGGAAGGCCGGGTATGAAACCCCTTTGCTCATCTGCATCGATCAGGAAAATGGCGTTGTCAGGCGATTGGGCGAAGGGGCGACGATTATCCCTGGAGCAATGCTGCTCGGAGCGACACATGAATCAACGAACGCAAGGAAAGCGGGCTTCATGACCGGAAAGGAATTGAAAGCGCTCGGGATCAACTGGAATTTGGCGCCTGTCGTGGACGTAAACAATAATCCGGAAAATCCCGTCATCGGCGTCCGTTCTTTCGGGGAAATTCCTGTTGACGTTGCAGAAATGGCGAAGAATTCCATGCTTGGCATGCAGGAGGCAGGGGTCATGACGACATTGAAGCATTTCCCGGGTCACGGCGATACGAGCGTCGATTCCCATCTTGACTTGCCGGTAATTAATCATGAACTTGAGAGGTTACATGCTGTTGAACTCGTGCCATTCAAGGAATGCATGGCGGCTGGAGCGGATGCCATCATGAGTGCACATGTCTATTTTCCGGCTTTGGAGAAAAAGGAGAATGTACCGGCGACGTTATCACACTCGGTCATGACGGGACTTCTCCGGGAAGAGCTTGGATTCGATGGCGTCATTACGACGGACTGCATGGAAATGGACGCGATTGCGAAGAGAATCGGCACGGTGGAAGGGTGTGTGCAGGCGGTCGAGGCGGGGGTGGACTTCGTCATGGTGTCCCATTTGCATCATCTGCAGGAGCAGGCGATACTCCGATTGGCGGAAGCTGTCGAGAGCGGTCGGATTTCCGATCGGCGGATTGATGAATCGATAGAAAGGATCGAAAAACTCGCGCGGAAGTACACGTCATGGGAAGAAATCGATTCGAACAACACAGTTGCTGAATTTGTCGGCTCCCAGAAACATCATGATGAAATGAAAGAGATTTACCAACAAGGTATAACGGAAGTGAAAGGTCCAGAGATTCCAATCGAACCGGATGACCGTGTACTTCTCATCCATCCGAAAAACGAATACGCGATGATGGTGGAGGATAAACGATATGCGACGTTGACGATGGCGGAGCAATTGAAAAAGATTCACGGGAACGTTGTATCGGTGGAGGTCGATAAGGAAACTCCGGATGATGTCGACATAAAAGGCCTCGCGAACGAGTATGACCATATCGTCGTACTGACGTTGAATGCAGATAAGCATGAAAATCAACGGCAACTCGTCAATGAATTATTGGCTAGCGGAAAGCCGGTCGATGTCATTGCGGTCCGTTCGCCGTATGACGCTGCGTTTTTCCCGAATGCGAATCGGGTGATCTGCACATACGAGTTTACGGAATCGGCGTTTGAAGTCGTCGCTGCGTATTTGACAGAAAAAACATCCATCAATGGTAGGTTACCAGTAACTATTGAATGA
- a CDS encoding anhydro-N-acetylmuramic acid kinase, producing the protein MRVCGLMSGTSLDGLDIAIADFSHEEGQLRHKLIHFTTISYDDGLKQELHKLMDSAAPLHLVSSMNMYLGESYAGSLTKVLQEADIGLETIDLISSHGQTIWHEPSVEPDRSYARPNTMQIGDVGVLAELTGKTVIGDFRTRDMAAGGQGAPLVPFADQVLFQSETVGRVLLNVGGIANLTVLPRFGSEQPIVAYDTGPGNMVIDACVARHTGGKKSFDKDGELAKGGTVDDEWLDCLMCHEYFAASAPKSTGRELFGTVFVDAFWAEGDERGRSSTDKIATATMLTAKTIATEIQRYIQTHDVKEVIISGGGVHNRTLMGFLKAQLPEGLEFATTGDLGIDADAKEAFVFALLGYLGIHKKPNSLPAATGAGKATVMGKIAHGG; encoded by the coding sequence ATGCGTGTGTGTGGATTAATGTCAGGGACATCCTTGGATGGCCTCGATATCGCAATTGCCGATTTCTCGCATGAAGAAGGACAACTGCGGCATAAATTGATTCATTTTACGACAATCTCTTATGACGATGGACTTAAGCAGGAACTGCATAAGTTGATGGATTCGGCGGCGCCTTTGCATCTTGTATCCTCTATGAATATGTATCTGGGGGAAAGCTATGCAGGTTCGCTTACGAAAGTTTTACAGGAAGCGGATATCGGTTTGGAAACGATCGATCTAATCAGTTCGCACGGTCAGACGATTTGGCATGAGCCTTCGGTTGAACCCGATCGTTCGTATGCTCGTCCGAATACGATGCAAATCGGTGATGTCGGCGTGCTGGCGGAGCTTACGGGTAAAACCGTCATCGGGGATTTCAGGACTCGCGACATGGCTGCGGGCGGGCAAGGCGCACCATTAGTACCGTTTGCGGACCAGGTTTTATTCCAATCGGAAACGGTCGGGCGCGTCCTTCTGAACGTTGGCGGCATCGCCAATTTGACAGTGCTGCCGCGGTTCGGATCGGAGCAGCCGATCGTCGCCTATGACACTGGTCCCGGAAACATGGTGATCGATGCTTGTGTTGCTCGGCACACCGGCGGGAAGAAATCATTCGATAAGGATGGCGAATTGGCGAAGGGCGGAACGGTTGACGATGAATGGCTGGATTGCCTGATGTGTCACGAGTATTTTGCCGCATCTGCGCCGAAAAGCACCGGAAGGGAATTATTCGGGACCGTTTTCGTTGACGCATTCTGGGCGGAAGGGGATGAGCGCGGGCGATCATCCACCGATAAAATCGCGACTGCAACGATGCTGACGGCAAAAACGATAGCTACAGAGATTCAAAGATATATACAAACGCATGACGTGAAGGAAGTGATCATTAGCGGAGGTGGAGTGCACAATCGGACGTTGATGGGATTCCTGAAGGCGCAGCTGCCTGAAGGCTTAGAGTTCGCGACAACAGGCGATCTAGGAATCGATGCGGATGCGAAGGAAGCTTTCGTATTTGCATTGCTTGGCTATTTGGGCATCCACAAAAAGCCGAATTCATTGCCGGCGGCGACGGGTGCGGGGAAGGCGACAGTTATGGGGAAGATTGCTCACGGCGGTTGA
- a CDS encoding extracellular solute-binding protein yields MKKVWKKSALAALTLGLAATVLAACGDKEEAGNAEEFKGKITIWDGPRWPDADDNKFHWLEEKIKEYEEANEGVEIDLVQVPWAEMGDKLGVAIAGKAWPDIAPVDISGSSVSIDHIEQGVVESLDPYFDKDAKKDFYENALDAYTYDGKLYGIPNSITLHTMLLNLDLFKEAGVEPPKDGKWTYDEFLSAAEKLTFDRDGDGKTDVHGFSTYIMPGYYEAWPFFYKNGGSPLNEDLTEFTFDSPEVVKAIQDLADLKLKHKVAPETHGGNDVGGTFQAWANEEQRTVAMQPWATWAIGAAQGKYPTNFMVAEYPSGDKDASTIGGVGGWVMMHQEDVNKKAAVADFMKFISTADEQYLMAQNYGIFPARISASEMDPFKDNPEMTRAMEMSDQVVMLPRHPEWRKIDEAIQNELQLVFNGEKTAEQAMADAKKAVDKILE; encoded by the coding sequence ATGAAGAAAGTTTGGAAAAAATCCGCTCTTGCGGCCTTAACATTAGGGCTTGCAGCAACAGTGCTTGCAGCTTGCGGTGATAAGGAAGAAGCCGGAAATGCTGAAGAGTTCAAAGGGAAAATCACTATTTGGGATGGACCAAGATGGCCAGACGCGGACGATAACAAGTTCCATTGGCTAGAAGAGAAGATTAAAGAATATGAAGAAGCCAATGAAGGCGTTGAAATCGACTTGGTGCAAGTACCATGGGCAGAAATGGGAGATAAGCTTGGAGTCGCCATCGCAGGGAAGGCTTGGCCGGATATCGCACCTGTCGATATTAGCGGCAGTTCGGTAAGCATCGATCATATCGAGCAAGGCGTCGTTGAATCATTGGATCCATATTTCGATAAAGATGCGAAAAAAGACTTCTATGAAAATGCATTGGATGCATATACGTATGACGGAAAGCTATACGGGATTCCGAATAGTATTACGCTGCATACGATGCTGTTGAACTTGGATTTATTCAAAGAGGCTGGCGTTGAACCGCCGAAAGACGGTAAGTGGACGTATGATGAGTTTTTGTCAGCAGCAGAAAAATTGACGTTCGACCGGGATGGCGACGGCAAGACGGATGTACACGGCTTCTCGACGTACATCATGCCTGGCTATTATGAAGCATGGCCGTTCTTCTATAAAAATGGCGGATCGCCGCTGAACGAAGACTTGACGGAGTTCACATTCGATTCTCCTGAAGTGGTCAAGGCAATTCAAGATTTGGCTGATTTGAAATTGAAGCATAAAGTAGCTCCAGAAACGCATGGCGGCAATGACGTCGGCGGCACATTCCAAGCGTGGGCGAATGAAGAGCAGCGCACAGTCGCAATGCAGCCGTGGGCAACTTGGGCAATTGGTGCTGCGCAAGGCAAATATCCGACAAACTTCATGGTTGCTGAATATCCTTCCGGTGATAAAGATGCGTCTACTATCGGCGGTGTCGGCGGTTGGGTCATGATGCATCAGGAAGATGTAAACAAGAAAGCGGCTGTCGCTGATTTCATGAAATTCATTTCGACAGCTGATGAGCAGTACTTAATGGCGCAAAACTATGGTATCTTCCCGGCCCGCATCAGTGCTTCAGAAATGGATCCATTCAAAGACAATCCGGAAATGACCCGCGCGATGGAAATGTCCGACCAAGTCGTCATGCTTCCACGTCATCCGGAATGGAGAAAAATCGACGAAGCAATCCAAAATGAGCTGCAACTCGTGTTCAATGGTGAAAAGACCGCAGAACAAGCGATGGCGGATGCTAAAAAAGCAGTAGATAAGATTTTGGAATAA
- a CDS encoding carbohydrate ABC transporter permease produces the protein MTQMPMGAVPKKKDEKLKVIGKSNGNPKKLFYEVKRNYSAYLFLLPKLILFTLFVAIPVVWAFVLSFQKYKIFGSEFVGFANYIKVFESDAFRIALKNTLLFTVVTVPFGVISALVLSTLIFELGKVSQSLFRSAFYLPTVTSMVIIAMVWRWMYNYDFGLFNYVLGWFGVGPVNWLGQSSTALWALIIMQCLIPFGVGIIMYLASMGSISQSLYEAARMDGASRFKQWIHITIPLLKPTTLYLVLLSTIGSFQVFTQIIMMTGGGPGSATETLVHLIYKTGFRDFEFGLAGAQSVVLFVIILIFSVIQFRVLRHDE, from the coding sequence ATGACTCAGATGCCTATGGGTGCAGTGCCAAAAAAGAAGGACGAAAAACTGAAAGTAATCGGGAAATCGAATGGGAATCCGAAAAAGTTATTCTACGAGGTGAAGCGGAATTATAGCGCATATCTCTTCCTCCTGCCGAAGCTCATTCTTTTCACGCTTTTTGTTGCAATCCCTGTTGTGTGGGCATTCGTCCTTTCCTTTCAGAAATACAAGATTTTCGGCAGTGAATTTGTTGGGTTCGCGAACTACATAAAAGTGTTCGAGAGCGATGCATTCCGTATTGCATTGAAGAACACGTTGCTCTTCACGGTCGTGACGGTTCCGTTTGGCGTCATAAGCGCCCTCGTGCTTTCCACACTCATTTTTGAATTGGGTAAAGTGTCTCAGAGTCTATTCAGGTCGGCGTTCTACTTGCCGACGGTCACTTCGATGGTCATCATCGCGATGGTGTGGCGCTGGATGTATAATTACGATTTTGGCCTTTTCAATTATGTGTTGGGCTGGTTTGGCGTCGGTCCCGTCAACTGGCTCGGACAGTCAAGTACAGCATTGTGGGCATTGATTATCATGCAATGCCTCATTCCGTTCGGCGTCGGGATCATCATGTATTTGGCTTCGATGGGATCAATCTCTCAATCACTTTATGAAGCCGCGCGGATGGATGGAGCCAGCCGGTTCAAGCAATGGATCCATATTACGATCCCTTTATTGAAACCGACGACGTTGTACTTGGTGCTATTGAGCACGATCGGTTCATTCCAAGTATTTACGCAGATCATCATGATGACAGGGGGAGGACCAGGGAGCGCGACGGAGACGCTCGTCCATCTCATTTACAAAACGGGCTTCCGGGATTTTGAATTCGGTTTGGCAGGGGCCCAATCAGTCGTTTTATTTGTCATTATCCTCATCTTTTCTGTCATCCAATTCCGGGTGCTTCGCCATGATGAGTGA